The DNA window GTTGAAGTGTTCGACGTTCATATGACACGGAACTCCTCGTTGGCTTGTACATGGTTGCCACAATGGGTgatgttgcggaaaggatcgattcgagaactccgatatgactacaagtaaattgaccggaacgaaaaataaagtgaacacaaggatttacgtggttcggctttaatgcctacgtccacgggcagaggcgaaaagaaatttcactataacaagatgaagattacaagtgttttacactcaagacacaacccgagaacttcacaactctcaacccctatagaaaacccgaaagctaaaatcctagctttcaaagaacaagctttgctctctcttggtttgggataatcaatatggctaatgaacctctctatttataagagagttcaaggacataattgtccaaaactttggcaaagatttgtggttgaaaatggacaccaacaaccatccactaatccactaccaccaacaacccactaccaacaacaacaatccactaccaattttaagccatttcttaacaaatctccaccttggcttgaaatttaccaagctgaacatcatagtgaattcctcgaactggatcacctcttccaaacgcctctctggcgctaatcaatcccgaatacctatcaagtccaagcaatgcttgaacttatatgcagggatcaccttagttaacatatctgcaggattcttctcggtagcaaccttgctgataacaatgtcaccttgcgtaacatgttcccgaacaaaatgatatctgacatcaatgtgtttggtccgttcatgaaacatctgatttttagtcagatgtatggcactctggctatcgcaaaatacaacagtgaaatcctgttgtaaacccaaactgcttactagacctttcatccacaatgcttctttcactgcttctgctaacgccatatattccgcctcagtcgtagataaggctacggtagactgtaacacagctttccaactaatggctcctccagaataagtgaaaacataacccgtcagagatcttcttttgtccagatctccagcataatcagagtccacatagcccgtgacactgctagtgcagtcactctgatcatataccaagcataaatctgcagaacctctcaagtacctgagaatccatttcacggcctgccagtgttccttgccaggacaactcatgtatctgctgaccacactaactgcatgtgaaatgtctggacgagtgcaaaccattgcatacatcacgcttccaactgcactcgagtatggaatgtgagacatttgctgcttttcttcatcagattgtggtgacaactctgcagagagtttgaaatgtggtgccaacggagtactcacagttttcgctttatccatgccgaagcgttgaagaaccttttcaatgtagttcttctgcgacacacgaagcttgcccgccttgcgatctctgtgaatatccatgcccaaaattttcttggcagcacccagatccttcatctcgaactcaccactcaactgcgactttaacttgttgatttccgacatgtttttggaagcaattaacatgtcatcaacatacagcaacaaataaatgtgcgaaccatctgagagcttccgatgatagacacaagcatcatagtcacatcttgtgtaaccatgctgaatcatgaagctatcaaaccgcttgtaccactgccttggggattgtttcaatccatataaagacttctttaatagacagacatggtcttctttaccaggaactgtaaaaccctctggttgacgcatgtagattgtttcctcgagctcaccatgcaagaacgccgtttttacgtcaagctgctcaagttctagatcagacttggccaccatggcaagtaatacacgaatggaagaatgctttacgactggggagaaaacttcattgtagtcaatcccctctttctgagtgaagcctttagcaaccaatcgtgccttgaatctagttgcttcaacccctaggatgccttcctttttcttgaagacccatttgcaaccaactatcttctggttacttggcggcttaaccaactcccaagtatggttcttgtgaagagattctatctcctcactcatagcaattgcccactgtgccgactcatcacacgtgacagcctcattataactggaaggttctataccaatggactccgccacactgagcgcgaaagacaccagattagcgtaacgcggatttggtttgatttgtctcttcgttcttccagtggcaatgctatatggtttttcttgaggtgactcatcttcatcggaatcttgcacctcaacttgatcatcctggactgaagtaccttccgtaggaattggagcgtccacctgacactccacctgcttctcaacaccgtgatctcccattctatctgactcctccttttcccgggaatttgtggtggatcgaagcatggatgactcatcaaaagtcacatctctgctgatgatgaacttggacgaaaccggatcaggacaccacaacctgtatcctttcaccccttggccgtatccaagaaatatgcatttcttcgccctcggtttgagttttccctcatttacatgagcatacgcagggcagccaaacactcttaaaccagagtaatcagcaggagaaccagaccatacttcctcaggagtcttcagctcaatagctgttgacggagatctgttaaccaaataacaagcagtattaacagcttcagcccaaaattcttcaccgagcccagcatttgatcgcatgcaacgagctcgctccaagagagttctattcatgcgttctgcaactccattttgttgtggtgttcgacgaacagtgcggtgtctcactattccttcatttttgcagaactcattgaattcacctgagcaaaactccaagccattatccgtccggaatcgcttgatcttctttcctgtttgattttcgatcaaagctttaaattgcttgaagttgatgagaacctcatacttgctcttcagaaaatacacccaaacctttctcgagtaatcatcgataaaggtaagcagatatctgtaaccacctttagaaattgtcggagaaggcccccaaaggtcagaatggaagtaatccactgtgccttttgtcttgtgaatcccagtgctgaactttacccgggtctgcttaccgaagacgcagtgctcacagaaattcaactttcctgtacactgcccagacaataatcctcgtttgcttagcaccgataagcctctctcgctcatatgcccgagccgcatatgccataacttcgtggtgtcagaatctagatcatctgatgatgacactcccgcaacacctgtaaccgaggaaccatcgaggaagtaaaggccccgctccaaattaccacgtatcacagtcaaagcacccgagaataccttgagaactccaccttcagcagagtaccgaaagcctttcttgtccaacgtactcaaagagatcaaatttttcttcatttctggaatgtgccgaacatcagttagagttctaacaataccgtcaaacatctttatacgaactgtgccaatccccatgacttgacatgcgtggtcatttcccattagtactgaaccagaatgcttctcgtatgttgagaatgcatctttcgaagtacttatatgaaatgtagctcccgtatcaagaatccatctcccaccagcgtaagagtcggatactgcaagaacgatctcggcatcacttgaagaatctgcatcagctacattcgcacgatcattttgttgctcctgtgattctgatttctccttccttttcggacaatctaccttcatgtgcccgtacttcttacagtagtagcactgtattctcttcttggactgcgatctaggatggcttttacttgaacttccaccctttgccttggatcttcctcgagcaaccaagccttcgccttcattgttttcgaccaccttaccagtgattttcttcctcaactcactggaacttaaggcatttttcacctcctctagagtcaggtcatcacgaccgtacatcattgtatcaacaaaattctcatacgagggaggcaaagaacacaaaacaattattgcttggtcctcatcatcgattttgttatcgatattattcaaatccatgataatggaattgaatttatccaggtgctgggaaacaggtgtaccttcctccatcttcagggcatagagtctttgcttgaggtagagccggttcgtcaatgacttcgtcatgtacttgctctctaaccggagccacaaaccggacgcggttttctcatccgctacttctcgtagcacttcatctcctagacatagcagaatagcactatgtgctctttctagcatgtcatccttttgctcttccgaaagcgtgcttggtaatttatctttaccagacaatgcttttagcaatccttgttgaaccagcactgcccgcatcttgatgcgccataaactgaaactatttttcccggtaaatttctcgacatcatacttagtcgatgaaacacttgtagccataatttggaacctttgaatgaatgataatattttcttcctgatgtgaaagatcagacaaagctgcagtcacagggcaattcagaaaatattatcactccttcaactacgctctgataccaatttgttgcggaaaggatcgattcgagaactccgatatgactacaagtaaattgaccggaacgaaaaataaagtgaacacaaggatttacgtggttcggctttaatgcctacgtccacgggcagaggcgaaaagaaatttcactataacaagatgaagattacaagtgttttacactcaagacacaacccgagaacctcacaactctcaacccctatagaaaacccgaaagctaaaatcctagctttcaaagaacaagctttgctctctcttggtttgggataatcaatatggctaatgaacctctctatttataagagagttcaaggacataattgtccaaaactttggcaaagatttgtggttgaaaatggacaccaacaaccatccactaatccactaccaccaacaacccactaccaacaacaacaatccactaccaattttaagccatttcttaacaggTGATATGATGGCAGTCATAACCACCGCTACAATCACCATGACTGAAAATGATTCATCATCTAAGACCTGCAAATCAGTGTTTCTTTTTCAATTGTTATGATGGATCAACCGATAAGGAGCTCTCATTTCCTTAAATAGTCATGTTCATAATTTGTCAAATGGACTCCTAAAAAGGATAATATGGAACTGTGAGCATGAAGTGGCTGAAGGAATTATGAGAGTGGCTTGCCGGTGTGACATTGATGATCAATGAAAGGGAAAACATACAAGTACACTACCTTCCGATCTTTGCCAATGTTAAGAACAATCAATTCAACGAGGCCTTTGGCATTCATGAGTACTCCAAGTATAAATCCATCATTATATGGCATCTGGAGAAACATTGTTACAAGCATAGTTCCGGCTATCTTGCCAGCGCAAGAGAGGAAGGTAATGAATGCTAAGACGCCCCATGTTCGACCGCTATCGATAGAAGCAAAATTGGTCTTCAGCCCGCTGATAGCAAAGAAGAGAGGGAGTAAAAGTCCGGAAACAAAGTCATCAAGCTTTTCTAATAAAACAACTCCAAGGGTGCCATTGGGAATTACGAGACCAAACACAAAAGCTCCAAAAACAGAATGTGTCCCAATGGCATCCGTAATGAAACCTGATATCATCGCCCCCGTTAGAATGACGCATATAGTAAATTCGCTCAAGGGTTCCCCTTCTGAGGTTGTTCCAACCATCCATGTAATTGCTGGCCTAACAAAAACAATGCAAACCACAACGAAACCTACACAGGCAAGAAGCACCCAAAGCGAAGCAAAGGACTTTGCATCATTATCCGCAGTTGCAATGACAAATGCTAAAAGAATCCAAGCGCACATGACGTTAAGAAGAGCCGAAGACATTGCCAATTTGCCGATTTCTGAGTTAATCAGTTTCAGTTCGAAGAGGATTCGAGCTAGCACTGGAAACGCGGTGACCGAGAGTGTGACACCAAGCAAGAGGATGTAGGTGGCTGTGTTTAGAGATTTTGGTTTTCTCTCATGAAGAACAATAGTGAAACAGATGCCAACTACAAAGGGCAATATCATGCCGCCAATAGCAACCGCCAATGCCCTTTTTCCTGTCTTACGAAGCACTGTTAGGTCCATTTCCACACCAACGAGGAAGAGGAAGTAAACCAGACCAACGTTTGCCATTGTTTCAAGCACCATCACACTCCTTGAGGGAAAAATTGTGCTGGCAAATCCTTGAACCCGTCCTAGCACCGATGGACCTAATATTACTCCGCCCTGTTCAAATCAAGTTAAAGTTAAACATAACCAATGCAATATCTAGGATGCATTTGAGCGGTGGAACTTGAAGTAACCTACGAGAATCTCGGAAACGACTCGAGGTTGGCGCAGGGGTTTGAGGACGAACACCATGATGCGAGTGGTGGCAACGACGATTGTCATCTGCAAGATGACAAGAGGAATGGAATAATCCAAAGGGTTGTCACCTTTCCATATACCCTTTGCAGTTACCATATTCGGTGAATAGCAAACTATCAAATCTTCTGCTCTAGTCGTCGCCATtgccattcttttttttttttcttgcctTTAATTTGCTGGTCTTGCACCGTGAAAACCCTACACTTTTTTCAATTCATATATCCGACTATTATACATGCACACTATGTGTTTATTATTTCCACTATTGGTTATGGtttttcatttcaaaaaaattatttcctaatTCTTTTAGCTGTACAAAGCAATGACTTTGggtttttccttttttgaattTCCTTGTTGCAGAGAAGAAAGGAAGCTGGGAGAATAGGAGAGAAATTAGACGGTTGCCCGCCCCATTTGGTGAAATGTCTTTACCTTCTATGGTCTACAAAGCCCTCTATTTTTAGAACAATTTTATACCACAACGTACCCTCGCCAAGTAAAATCAATTAATGCCTCTCACTTTATGATCCCTCTTAAATCAGTCCTCGACATAGTTAAATCCGCTCGAAAAgattttgatttcaaattatcaaatgaatacaaaatcaaaatatttatatacaCCAACTTTTATCACTgtcaatatatatattgatatttagAAGATATTtaggataattttttaaaacttgttGAGTAATTTTTGTCTTGTATTTTATCAATAGGAGTCTTCAGGTATTTAAACTGCAACTCGCAAACTGacctagaggtgtgcatgggccaggTCGGGCTCAACTATAAATTTAGGCCCATTTGCTAGGCTCGAGCCTTGCCTagcccgaaaaatgggcctaaaattttgtccaagcctaatctagataaaaatgttaaaaccagGGCGAGACTCgacccgcccatattaatttttatattattttttaaatacttttaaaatatatataatacatcaaaaatactaaaaacatcaaaataaatattttccaataaattgaaaataaattttaaaaaatatatatacttaaataacactaagatagatacaacttaacaagtaaatgcctctaaaataataacaaaattaacaaatgtctttaaaataataacaaaattaacaataaaataagttttatacaatatccaaacaataacaacaaaataggagtagcaacataatagtaaaatggtcgCAATATAGGAAGAAAATAACaaggaaataatattaaaaaacaaaaaacaaaacagatttttttgtcctttagtgaattcgggcgccccgggccaaaaatgccttacctgAGGCCTGACCCGTTTCTTAAACggaccttatttttttgtccaagcccatttttcgggcctatatttttacccaaaccctcccacatttcaggAGAGCCTTCGGGTTGGGTCgggtggcccgacccatgagAAGGTCTAACCTGACCTCACTATTTTATCTTAACTCCATCGTTCCTAGGACTGACATTTCGTGCGGGCTCCAGGCCTACTGGACATGTGTTTCATTATGGGTTGCCTGCAAACCACGTAATCTCCGTTCTGTGAGCACCTTGGGCCTTTAGCGAGCACCTTGGGGGTATATGCGGACTTGGCTTGTGATCCTTCCTCGGTTTGTGCGAGCTGGACCCATGAGCTAGATCAGCAGACTCCCTTGTTGTCCTCTCGTGGTTCGCCTCGCACTCGATCGTTTGGTGGAACCTATTCAGGTCGCGGGTGATAAACACGGGTCTTATCTAGGGCTCGGGTTGGTTATTACTGATGTATAACAAAACTaatggtaatttttttaagagagtATTTTTTAAatgagataatttttttaaatattagtttaagttattttatttaagcataatgataaatttagccctcGATGTTTACATAGTTTGAGTTACATGTTAGTAATATACttttttatgaaagaatatgTAATAGTtatcatgaaataaaataaaataatattaagtgaACGAAATTAATTTAAAGAGATAAAATATATcttatgaaggtaacacactaATAACAAGGTCATTAGACCAGCATTATTATAAGTTGTTTTTTGTAATAGTATATAATAAAGGAGAGTTCGATTATGGTACTTTTAATGGATTGACTTCATGACTAAACaatattgtaattaataaaagaaaagttagaacttaattacaaattatttgagccctagtCATATATATGTTCAATCGATCCTTTCATTAGCTCAACACAATCCTATACAAATCGATACGTTAATGAAAACGACGAATAGAGAAATATATTGCATGTATCACTATCTGCAATGAATGCATTTTTtcgcaaataaaaaataaaaaatgatttagtaattaatttaatttctttgaagggttatataattgaagttcaaaatgaattttttttcttatttaaataaattttcttgattttttctcatttaattaattttatgctTTCATTACTTTCTTTCCCCCCCGTTTCTCCTCTCCTTTAATCTTTTCTCATTTAAAAATTTGACCTAACTCCAAAATTCGTACAGTGATTGTCTAGTTACAACAATACggatttttataaaatatttaaaaatcaatcttaatttaaaacaagtaatcaaaattaaaataactctCACTAAAccacaaattcaaaataataaaatactacaacttttttatttttcagtgaCTAATTCTTATATTTCATGTCATTTACTTTAATTATATTCCCTtaaatatttgttgttttttggCCTAAATTTGTAACATATTTCCTCAAATTGGTATATTTAGTAGAGGACAAGATGTGAGGAAAATAATTGCTTAAAACAAATGTTGTCACTTCTATTAAATTTTACATGATTTTTCTAGTTATTtgtcatttcatttcatttttcatatttataacaattcatcgtaataattattaaatattaaataagttgtAACTTGATGATGATAATTAATTtgcaaatcaaatatttattataaatttaaatatttttattaattttaaaataattttaataattttataattattataattatttgaaaaactacattcaaattcaaataattactaaacattaaattttttttttaaggatTGCTTTGCCATGTCAATTTGAGGTAGCCTACTTGCTCCACCAGCCATGTCATAGATTAATTGTAGAATTGGATGTAATTTTTAACGAAATGACCAATTTTTtgtttgatctaacatataggggctaatttgtctatttttttagtaaaggagACAAAATGCCATCTAAGTCTTAGCATAAGGGCCTCCATGATATTTTTATCCTTAATAATAGAAAGGGTAAACAATAGAAATAATCATTCAACTATAAGCGTGCTTTTATTTTGATCACCCacgtttaaaattttttattttagtcactaacattatcaaaaaataatattcTGGTCACTGTTTTGTTAAATCACTAATGAAATATTGTATGACTTTTTTTAttagcataataacaaatttagccctccaatatttacagattttatatattttgtctcatttctaaaataaaaaatcaacaaattcaactCTCAACTTTACATATTCTATAtattaatttagtcttgattattaaaaaaattaaaattaaaaattaaaaaaactttaaaaacatttaaaatttttaatttttgataaaaatacataacgttttataaaaatatatacagaattatacaaatatgtataaataattGAAAACCTATATTCTCATGTTCTAACATTATAtctatttattaaaacaataattttataaataaaataatttaaggaaaaaaaatgaaaaagacttAGGTAGAGGTTGGGTTAACATTAACGACTACCAACTTTATATTAGGTCAAAAATTACAGCATGAGGTAGAAAAGAGTAAGAATTGATGTTTTTAAATTGTTGCTCATAACAAGTTTGTTGCATTTGAAGTTGTGCTTGCAAGCAAAATTGGAAATATATAAGTGAGGATGTATTGGAGACCTAATAGGTGAAAGGCCATGTTGATAGTTCCACAACCGATTTATAGTTTGATGACATGAAAATCGAGAAATtcaaaataagggtaaaattggtgCCATTGGTTGTGGGCGAAGGTGATACCTAGCGCTCGACAGATTTGACGAGGACTAAGGAATAAAGgcaaacacatgataaataaattattatttataaaataaaactaaaaaaatgaaaattttgaatatagtttaagtacttttttaatattttatttataaaattattattttaataaataaatttaatgttaaaaataaggtattcatttatttataattttatatgtgtttttaaagttttttttgaattttttaagaattaagactaaattgatagaatgtgtaaagttaagggttaaatttttaaaattaagaccaaattgatagaattaataaacattagagagctaaatttaatattatatcaataaaaaaaagttacaCCCAACATTCCACTAATCCACTAatgatcaataaaaaaaatgttacacTCAACATTCCACTAATGATCTAATGGATAATGGATAAGTcaccaaaatattaatttatgatagcactagtgactaaaataaaagttttaatatCGAAATGGctaaaatatacttaaaaaaagTTTTTCCTAATATAAAAGagcatgtattattattatttttttttgaaaattgttGAGAGGAAACAAAGGGAGCCGAATTAACCCACTATT is part of the Gossypium hirsutum isolate 1008001.06 chromosome D11, Gossypium_hirsutum_v2.1, whole genome shotgun sequence genome and encodes:
- the LOC107910845 gene encoding cation/H(+) antiporter 15 — translated: MATTRAEDLIVCYSPNMVTAKGIWKGDNPLDYSIPLVILQMTIVVATTRIMVFVLKPLRQPRVVSEILFEQGGVILGPSVLGRVQGFASTIFPSRSVMVLETMANVGLVYFLFLVGVEMDLTVLRKTGKRALAVAIGGMILPFVVGICFTIVLHERKPKSLNTATYILLLGVTLSVTAFPVLARILFELKLINSEIGKLAMSSALLNVMCAWILLAFVIATADNDAKSFASLWVLLACVGFVVVCIVFVRPAITWMVGTTSEGEPLSEFTICVILTGAMISGFITDAIGTHSVFGAFVFGLVIPNGTLGVVLLEKLDDFVSGLLLPLFFAISGLKTNFASIDSGRTWGVLAFITFLSCAGKIAGTMLVTMFLQMPYNDGFILGVLMNAKGLVELIVLNIGKDRKVLDDESFSVMVIVAVVMTAIISPIVATMYKPTRSSVSYERRTLQRALHDGELRLLVCIHTHRNVPAIINLLEASNPTTKSTLCIYVLHLVELSGHASGMLIVHNARKSKHVPTAKNRTQAQSDNIINAFESFEQHSSFVSIHPLTAISPFNSIHEDICSVAEDKRVSLVIIPFHKQQTVDGGMEGTNPAFGSVIQNLLAKAPCSVGILVDRGVSGSARVAANEVSRQVCVLFFGGPDDREALAYGWRMCENPGIALTVLRFVPGANATLSTMLPTDDPDNPNVLTVEATSSWENGLDDEYINDFRSKNDDDESIVYTENVVNSSEETVAAIRKLDNYHDLLIVGRGHGVMSPLTTGLTDWSECPGLGAIGDILAESDFSSTVSVLVIQQYIGSSQHELTGSPHSTSQSDDELIHRRTWSPKKTDYI